In Ammospiza caudacuta isolate bAmmCau1 chromosome 2, bAmmCau1.pri, whole genome shotgun sequence, a genomic segment contains:
- the PHC1 gene encoding polyhomeotic-like protein 1 isoform X5, with protein sequence METESEQNSNSTSGSSSSGGSTRPQISQMSLYERQAVQALQALQRQPNAAQYFHQFMLQQQFNSAQLHSLAAVQQATIAASRQASSPNTSTSQQTTTTQASINLATTSAAQLISRSQSVSSPSATTLTQSVLLGNTTSPPLNQSQAQMYLRVQNLAVRSQQTSATNAQLQGSAQKTALPGSSQASGLPQAASTGQSMAVAQASSSGAGQSLNLSQAAAGSNGVSGGVVATGGSQPSMALSQSSSAGAAGSCQRKGTGVVQPLPVAAAQAVTVSQGSQTETENAAAKKGDTDTGGQQTVGMNLTRTATPAPSQTLISSATYTQIQPHSLIQQQQQIHLQKQVVIQQQIAIHQQQFQHRQSQLLHTATHLQLAQQQQQQQAASLTQQQQQAQPPQQQAPPQTQQQAQTLVVQPMLQSQPPHLQLQQDSPCQPATKSPVPIQSKSLVTPIKPPQLGPAKMSAAQQPPPHIPVQVVGTRQQGSGQAQALGLAQITAAVPTSRGMPAVVQPVSQIHAASPSSSSAPASSQEAPPLTTGVNLAQVQGTAHMVKSPASSPVVAQMPAAFYMQSVQLPGKSQTLAVKRKAESEEEKEEPASVTTLVPARSSPVTDNPKNMEEKSGLGDNSDPAATATPNATSSEGVSATPSSASTPNLALVSRQMGDSKPPQAIVKPQILTHIIEGFVIQEGAEPFPVGCSQLLKDSEKPLQGEAPSGQNENLSSNSLGEDSASMELDKKANLLKCEYCGKYAPASQFRGSKRFCSMTCAKRYNVSCSHQFRLQRKKMKEFQEANYARVRRRGPRRSSSEIARTKIQGKRHRGQEDSSRGSDNSSYDEALSPTSPGPLSVRASHGERDLANSNMAPPTPDLHGINPVFLSSNPSRWSVEEVYEFIASLQGCQEIAEEFRSQEIDGQALLLLKEEHLMSAMNIKLGPALKICAKINVLKET encoded by the exons ATGGAGACCGAAAGTGAGCAGAACTCCAACTCCACCAGCGGGAGCTCCAGTTCTGGAGGAAGCACCCGGCCTCAGATCTCACAGATGTCTCTCTATGAGCGGCAGGCAGTACAG GCTCTGCAGGCACTCCAGAGACAGCCCAATGCAGCCCAGTACTTCCATCAGTTTATGCTCCAGCAGCAGTTTAACAGTGCCCAACttcacagcctggctgctgtccagcag GCTACAATTGCAGCCAGTAGACAGGCCAGCTCCCCCAACACTAGCACCTCGCAACAGACCACCACCACCCAGGCTTCT aTCAACCTTGCCACCACGTCAGCTGCTCAGCTGATCAGTCGGTCGCAGAGCGTGAGCTCCCCGAGTGCCACCACGCTGACGCAGTCTGTGCTCCTTGGGAACACCACCTCACCTCCTCTCAACCAGTCACAGGCACAGATGTACCTGCGG GTGCAGAACTTGGCTGTGAGGAGCCAGCAGACCTCTGCCACTAACGCCCAGCTCCAAGGCTCTGCTCAGAAGACGgccctgccaggcagctcccaggcttCGGGCTTACCGCAGGCCGCCAGCACGGGCCAGAGCATGGCCGTGGCCCAGGCCTCCTCCAGCGGGGCAGGCCAGTCCCTCAACCTGAGCCAGGCTGCAGCGGGCAGCAATGGTGTCTCCGGGGGTGTGGTGGCCACCGGTGGGAGCCAGCCCTCCATGGCACTGAGCCAGAGCTCCTCAGCGGGTGCCGCTGGCAGTTGCCAGAGGAAGGGCACCGGGGTGGTTCAGCCACTGCCTGTGGCGGCTGCCCAGGCCGTGACTGtcagccagggcagccagacAGAGACGGAGAATGCAGCTGCAAAGAAGGGTGACACAGACACTGGTGGACAGCAAACAGTGGGCATGAACCTCACCAGGACAGCTACACCAGCACCCAGCCAGACGCTGATCAGCTCAG CCACATATACGCAGATCCAGCCACACTCGCtgatccagcagcagcagcagatccatCTGCAGAAGCAGGTGGTGATCCAGCAGCAGATAGCCATTCACCAGCAGCAGTTCCAGCACCGCCAGTCCCAGCTCCTCCACACAGCCACCCATCTCCAACTGGCtcaacagcagcaacagcagcaagcagcatctctgacccagcagcagcagcaagctcagcctccacagcagcaggctccccctcaaacccagcagcaggcacagaccCTTGTGGTGCAGCCTATGTTGCAGTCCCAGCCACCGCATTtacagctccagcaggacagtccGTGCCAGCCAGCCACCAAGTCACCTGTTCCTATCCAATCAAAATCTCTGGTCACCCCCATCAAACCCCCTCAGCTTGGGCCTGCCAAAatgtcagcagcacagcagcctcctccACACATCCCGGTGCAGGTGGTGGGCACTcggcagcagggctcaggccaAGCCCAAGCACTGGGCTTGGCTCAGATTACTGCAGCGGTGCCGACTTCCCGGGGAATGCCAGCTGTAGTCCAGCCTGTTTCCCAAATCCATGCTGCTTCCCCATCATCATCTTCAGCTCCAGCATCCTCACAGGAAGCTCCCCCTCTCACCACAGGGGTGAATTTGGCACAAGTTCAAGGCACGGCCCACATGGTGAAGAGCCCAGCTTCCTCTCCAGTTGTGGCTCAGATGCCAGCAGCATTCTACATGCAGTCTGTCCAGTTGCCA GGCAAATCTCAGACCTTGGCAGTAAAGCGCAAGGCAGAgtcagaggaagagaaggaggagcCAGCCAGTGTCACCACACTCGTGCCTGCCAGGTCCTCTCCTGTAACAGACAACCCCAAAAACATGGAGGAGAAGAGTGGCCTTGGAG ATAATTCTgatcctgctgccactgcaacCCCAAATGCCACATCAAGTGAAGGAGTCTCAGCCACTCCCTCCTCTGcttccaccccaaacctggCATTGGTGTCACGTCAGATGGGAGACTCCAAACCTCCTCAAGCCATCGTCAAGCCCCAGATCCTCACACACATCATTGAAGGCTTTGTCatccaggagggagcagagccctttcca GTGGGTTGTTCTCAGCTGCTGAAAGACTCTGAGAAACCATTGCAGGGAGAGGCTCCTTCTGGTCAGAATGAAAACCTGTCCAGCAATTCTCTGGGAGAGGATAGTGCTTCCATGG AGCTTGACAAGAAGGCAAACTTGTTGAAGTGTGAATATTGTGGGAAGTATGCCCCAGCAAGCCAGTTCCGTGGCTCCAAGAGGTTTTGTTCCATGACCTGTGCTAAAAG GTACAATGTCAGCTGCAGCCATCAGTTCCGGCTGCAGAGAAAGAAGATGAAGGAATTCCAGGAAGCCAACTATGCCCGTGTGCGCCGACGGGGACCACGGCGCAGCAGCTCTGAAATCGCTCGAACCAAGATCCAGGGCAAGCGCCACAGG GGCCAGGAAGACTCGAGTCGAGGCTCTGATAATTCCAGCTATGATGAAGCTTTGTCCCCTACATCTCCAGGACCCCTGTCAGTAAGGGCCAGTCATGGAGAGAGGGACCTGGCAAACTCTAATATGGCCCCCCCCACCCCAGATCTACATGGCATCAACCCAGTCTTCCTGTCAAGCAACCCTAGTCGTTGGAGTGTGGAGGAAGTGTACGAGTTCATTGCATCATTGCAAG GGTGCCAAGAAATTGCCGAGGAATTTCGGTCACAGGAAATTGATGGTCAGGCCCTGTTGCTTCTGAAGGAGGAACATCTCATGAGTGCCATGAACATCAAGCTGGGACCAGCTCTCAAGATCTGTGCCAAGATCAATGTCCTCAAGGAGACCTAA
- the PHC1 gene encoding polyhomeotic-like protein 1 isoform X1, translating into METESEQNSNSTSGSSSSGGSTRPQISQMSLYERQAVQALQALQRQPNAAQYFHQFMLQQQFNSAQLHSLAAVQQATIAASRQASSPNTSTSQQTTTTQASINLATTSAAQLISRSQSVSSPSATTLTQSVLLGNTTSPPLNQSQAQMYLRPQLGNLLQVNRTLGRNVPLASQLILMPNGAVAAVQQEVPPTQSPGVHADTDQVQNLAVRSQQTSATNAQLQGSAQKTALPGSSQASGLPQAASTGQSMAVAQASSSGAGQSLNLSQAAAGSNGVSGGVVATGGSQPSMALSQSSSAGAAGSCQRKGTGVVQPLPVAAAQAVTVSQGSQTETENAAAKKGDTDTGGQQTVGMNLTRTATPAPSQTLISSATYTQIQPHSLIQQQQQIHLQKQVVIQQQIAIHQQQFQHRQSQLLHTATHLQLAQQQQQQQAASLTQQQQQAQPPQQQAPPQTQQQAQTLVVQPMLQSQPPHLQLQQDSPCQPATKSPVPIQSKSLVTPIKPPQLGPAKMSAAQQPPPHIPVQVVGTRQQGSGQAQALGLAQITAAVPTSRGMPAVVQPVSQIHAASPSSSSAPASSQEAPPLTTGVNLAQVQGTAHMVKSPASSPVVAQMPAAFYMQSVQLPGKSQTLAVKRKAESEEEKEEPASVTTLVPARSSPVTDNPKNMEEKSGLGDNSDPAATATPNATSSEGVSATPSSASTPNLALVSRQMGDSKPPQAIVKPQILTHIIEGFVIQEGAEPFPVGCSQLLKDSEKPLQGEAPSGQNENLSSNSLGEDSASMELDKKANLLKCEYCGKYAPASQFRGSKRFCSMTCAKRYNVSCSHQFRLQRKKMKEFQEANYARVRRRGPRRSSSEIARTKIQGKRHRGQEDSSRGSDNSSYDEALSPTSPGPLSVRASHGERDLANSNMAPPTPDLHGINPVFLSSNPSRWSVEEVYEFIASLQGCQEIAEEFRSQEIDGQALLLLKEEHLMSAMNIKLGPALKICAKINVLKET; encoded by the exons ATGGAGACCGAAAGTGAGCAGAACTCCAACTCCACCAGCGGGAGCTCCAGTTCTGGAGGAAGCACCCGGCCTCAGATCTCACAGATGTCTCTCTATGAGCGGCAGGCAGTACAG GCTCTGCAGGCACTCCAGAGACAGCCCAATGCAGCCCAGTACTTCCATCAGTTTATGCTCCAGCAGCAGTTTAACAGTGCCCAACttcacagcctggctgctgtccagcag GCTACAATTGCAGCCAGTAGACAGGCCAGCTCCCCCAACACTAGCACCTCGCAACAGACCACCACCACCCAGGCTTCT aTCAACCTTGCCACCACGTCAGCTGCTCAGCTGATCAGTCGGTCGCAGAGCGTGAGCTCCCCGAGTGCCACCACGCTGACGCAGTCTGTGCTCCTTGGGAACACCACCTCACCTCCTCTCAACCAGTCACAGGCACAGATGTACCTGCGG CCGCAGCTGGGGAACCTGTTGCAGGTGAACCGGACCTTGGGCCGCAATGTGCCTCTCGCCTCCCAGCTCATCCTGATGCCCaatggggctgtggctgctgtccagcAGGAGGTACCACCCACTCAGTCTCCTGGGGTGCATGCAGACACAGACCAG GTGCAGAACTTGGCTGTGAGGAGCCAGCAGACCTCTGCCACTAACGCCCAGCTCCAAGGCTCTGCTCAGAAGACGgccctgccaggcagctcccaggcttCGGGCTTACCGCAGGCCGCCAGCACGGGCCAGAGCATGGCCGTGGCCCAGGCCTCCTCCAGCGGGGCAGGCCAGTCCCTCAACCTGAGCCAGGCTGCAGCGGGCAGCAATGGTGTCTCCGGGGGTGTGGTGGCCACCGGTGGGAGCCAGCCCTCCATGGCACTGAGCCAGAGCTCCTCAGCGGGTGCCGCTGGCAGTTGCCAGAGGAAGGGCACCGGGGTGGTTCAGCCACTGCCTGTGGCGGCTGCCCAGGCCGTGACTGtcagccagggcagccagacAGAGACGGAGAATGCAGCTGCAAAGAAGGGTGACACAGACACTGGTGGACAGCAAACAGTGGGCATGAACCTCACCAGGACAGCTACACCAGCACCCAGCCAGACGCTGATCAGCTCAG CCACATATACGCAGATCCAGCCACACTCGCtgatccagcagcagcagcagatccatCTGCAGAAGCAGGTGGTGATCCAGCAGCAGATAGCCATTCACCAGCAGCAGTTCCAGCACCGCCAGTCCCAGCTCCTCCACACAGCCACCCATCTCCAACTGGCtcaacagcagcaacagcagcaagcagcatctctgacccagcagcagcagcaagctcagcctccacagcagcaggctccccctcaaacccagcagcaggcacagaccCTTGTGGTGCAGCCTATGTTGCAGTCCCAGCCACCGCATTtacagctccagcaggacagtccGTGCCAGCCAGCCACCAAGTCACCTGTTCCTATCCAATCAAAATCTCTGGTCACCCCCATCAAACCCCCTCAGCTTGGGCCTGCCAAAatgtcagcagcacagcagcctcctccACACATCCCGGTGCAGGTGGTGGGCACTcggcagcagggctcaggccaAGCCCAAGCACTGGGCTTGGCTCAGATTACTGCAGCGGTGCCGACTTCCCGGGGAATGCCAGCTGTAGTCCAGCCTGTTTCCCAAATCCATGCTGCTTCCCCATCATCATCTTCAGCTCCAGCATCCTCACAGGAAGCTCCCCCTCTCACCACAGGGGTGAATTTGGCACAAGTTCAAGGCACGGCCCACATGGTGAAGAGCCCAGCTTCCTCTCCAGTTGTGGCTCAGATGCCAGCAGCATTCTACATGCAGTCTGTCCAGTTGCCA GGCAAATCTCAGACCTTGGCAGTAAAGCGCAAGGCAGAgtcagaggaagagaaggaggagcCAGCCAGTGTCACCACACTCGTGCCTGCCAGGTCCTCTCCTGTAACAGACAACCCCAAAAACATGGAGGAGAAGAGTGGCCTTGGAG ATAATTCTgatcctgctgccactgcaacCCCAAATGCCACATCAAGTGAAGGAGTCTCAGCCACTCCCTCCTCTGcttccaccccaaacctggCATTGGTGTCACGTCAGATGGGAGACTCCAAACCTCCTCAAGCCATCGTCAAGCCCCAGATCCTCACACACATCATTGAAGGCTTTGTCatccaggagggagcagagccctttcca GTGGGTTGTTCTCAGCTGCTGAAAGACTCTGAGAAACCATTGCAGGGAGAGGCTCCTTCTGGTCAGAATGAAAACCTGTCCAGCAATTCTCTGGGAGAGGATAGTGCTTCCATGG AGCTTGACAAGAAGGCAAACTTGTTGAAGTGTGAATATTGTGGGAAGTATGCCCCAGCAAGCCAGTTCCGTGGCTCCAAGAGGTTTTGTTCCATGACCTGTGCTAAAAG GTACAATGTCAGCTGCAGCCATCAGTTCCGGCTGCAGAGAAAGAAGATGAAGGAATTCCAGGAAGCCAACTATGCCCGTGTGCGCCGACGGGGACCACGGCGCAGCAGCTCTGAAATCGCTCGAACCAAGATCCAGGGCAAGCGCCACAGG GGCCAGGAAGACTCGAGTCGAGGCTCTGATAATTCCAGCTATGATGAAGCTTTGTCCCCTACATCTCCAGGACCCCTGTCAGTAAGGGCCAGTCATGGAGAGAGGGACCTGGCAAACTCTAATATGGCCCCCCCCACCCCAGATCTACATGGCATCAACCCAGTCTTCCTGTCAAGCAACCCTAGTCGTTGGAGTGTGGAGGAAGTGTACGAGTTCATTGCATCATTGCAAG GGTGCCAAGAAATTGCCGAGGAATTTCGGTCACAGGAAATTGATGGTCAGGCCCTGTTGCTTCTGAAGGAGGAACATCTCATGAGTGCCATGAACATCAAGCTGGGACCAGCTCTCAAGATCTGTGCCAAGATCAATGTCCTCAAGGAGACCTAA
- the PHC1 gene encoding polyhomeotic-like protein 1 isoform X6 produces the protein METESEQNSNSTSGSSSSGGSTRPQISQMSLYERQAVQALQALQRQPNAAQYFHQFMLQQQFNSAQLHSLAAVQQATIAASRQASSPNTSTSQQTTTTQASLGNLLQVNRTLGRNVPLASQLILMPNGAVAAVQQEVPPTQSPGVHADTDQVQNLAVRSQQTSATNAQLQGSAQKTALPGSSQASGLPQAASTGQSMAVAQASSSGAGQSLNLSQAAAGSNGVSGGVVATGGSQPSMALSQSSSAGAAGSCQRKGTGVVQPLPVAAAQAVTVSQGSQTETENAAAKKGDTDTGGQQTVGMNLTRTATPAPSQTLISSATYTQIQPHSLIQQQQQIHLQKQVVIQQQIAIHQQQFQHRQSQLLHTATHLQLAQQQQQQQAASLTQQQQQAQPPQQQAPPQTQQQAQTLVVQPMLQSQPPHLQLQQDSPCQPATKSPVPIQSKSLVTPIKPPQLGPAKMSAAQQPPPHIPVQVVGTRQQGSGQAQALGLAQITAAVPTSRGMPAVVQPVSQIHAASPSSSSAPASSQEAPPLTTGVNLAQVQGTAHMVKSPASSPVVAQMPAAFYMQSVQLPGKSQTLAVKRKAESEEEKEEPASVTTLVPARSSPVTDNPKNMEEKSGLGDNSDPAATATPNATSSEGVSATPSSASTPNLALVSRQMGDSKPPQAIVKPQILTHIIEGFVIQEGAEPFPVGCSQLLKDSEKPLQGEAPSGQNENLSSNSLGEDSASMELDKKANLLKCEYCGKYAPASQFRGSKRFCSMTCAKRYNVSCSHQFRLQRKKMKEFQEANYARVRRRGPRRSSSEIARTKIQGKRHRGQEDSSRGSDNSSYDEALSPTSPGPLSVRASHGERDLANSNMAPPTPDLHGINPVFLSSNPSRWSVEEVYEFIASLQGCQEIAEEFRSQEIDGQALLLLKEEHLMSAMNIKLGPALKICAKINVLKET, from the exons ATGGAGACCGAAAGTGAGCAGAACTCCAACTCCACCAGCGGGAGCTCCAGTTCTGGAGGAAGCACCCGGCCTCAGATCTCACAGATGTCTCTCTATGAGCGGCAGGCAGTACAG GCTCTGCAGGCACTCCAGAGACAGCCCAATGCAGCCCAGTACTTCCATCAGTTTATGCTCCAGCAGCAGTTTAACAGTGCCCAACttcacagcctggctgctgtccagcag GCTACAATTGCAGCCAGTAGACAGGCCAGCTCCCCCAACACTAGCACCTCGCAACAGACCACCACCACCCAGGCTTCT CTGGGGAACCTGTTGCAGGTGAACCGGACCTTGGGCCGCAATGTGCCTCTCGCCTCCCAGCTCATCCTGATGCCCaatggggctgtggctgctgtccagcAGGAGGTACCACCCACTCAGTCTCCTGGGGTGCATGCAGACACAGACCAG GTGCAGAACTTGGCTGTGAGGAGCCAGCAGACCTCTGCCACTAACGCCCAGCTCCAAGGCTCTGCTCAGAAGACGgccctgccaggcagctcccaggcttCGGGCTTACCGCAGGCCGCCAGCACGGGCCAGAGCATGGCCGTGGCCCAGGCCTCCTCCAGCGGGGCAGGCCAGTCCCTCAACCTGAGCCAGGCTGCAGCGGGCAGCAATGGTGTCTCCGGGGGTGTGGTGGCCACCGGTGGGAGCCAGCCCTCCATGGCACTGAGCCAGAGCTCCTCAGCGGGTGCCGCTGGCAGTTGCCAGAGGAAGGGCACCGGGGTGGTTCAGCCACTGCCTGTGGCGGCTGCCCAGGCCGTGACTGtcagccagggcagccagacAGAGACGGAGAATGCAGCTGCAAAGAAGGGTGACACAGACACTGGTGGACAGCAAACAGTGGGCATGAACCTCACCAGGACAGCTACACCAGCACCCAGCCAGACGCTGATCAGCTCAG CCACATATACGCAGATCCAGCCACACTCGCtgatccagcagcagcagcagatccatCTGCAGAAGCAGGTGGTGATCCAGCAGCAGATAGCCATTCACCAGCAGCAGTTCCAGCACCGCCAGTCCCAGCTCCTCCACACAGCCACCCATCTCCAACTGGCtcaacagcagcaacagcagcaagcagcatctctgacccagcagcagcagcaagctcagcctccacagcagcaggctccccctcaaacccagcagcaggcacagaccCTTGTGGTGCAGCCTATGTTGCAGTCCCAGCCACCGCATTtacagctccagcaggacagtccGTGCCAGCCAGCCACCAAGTCACCTGTTCCTATCCAATCAAAATCTCTGGTCACCCCCATCAAACCCCCTCAGCTTGGGCCTGCCAAAatgtcagcagcacagcagcctcctccACACATCCCGGTGCAGGTGGTGGGCACTcggcagcagggctcaggccaAGCCCAAGCACTGGGCTTGGCTCAGATTACTGCAGCGGTGCCGACTTCCCGGGGAATGCCAGCTGTAGTCCAGCCTGTTTCCCAAATCCATGCTGCTTCCCCATCATCATCTTCAGCTCCAGCATCCTCACAGGAAGCTCCCCCTCTCACCACAGGGGTGAATTTGGCACAAGTTCAAGGCACGGCCCACATGGTGAAGAGCCCAGCTTCCTCTCCAGTTGTGGCTCAGATGCCAGCAGCATTCTACATGCAGTCTGTCCAGTTGCCA GGCAAATCTCAGACCTTGGCAGTAAAGCGCAAGGCAGAgtcagaggaagagaaggaggagcCAGCCAGTGTCACCACACTCGTGCCTGCCAGGTCCTCTCCTGTAACAGACAACCCCAAAAACATGGAGGAGAAGAGTGGCCTTGGAG ATAATTCTgatcctgctgccactgcaacCCCAAATGCCACATCAAGTGAAGGAGTCTCAGCCACTCCCTCCTCTGcttccaccccaaacctggCATTGGTGTCACGTCAGATGGGAGACTCCAAACCTCCTCAAGCCATCGTCAAGCCCCAGATCCTCACACACATCATTGAAGGCTTTGTCatccaggagggagcagagccctttcca GTGGGTTGTTCTCAGCTGCTGAAAGACTCTGAGAAACCATTGCAGGGAGAGGCTCCTTCTGGTCAGAATGAAAACCTGTCCAGCAATTCTCTGGGAGAGGATAGTGCTTCCATGG AGCTTGACAAGAAGGCAAACTTGTTGAAGTGTGAATATTGTGGGAAGTATGCCCCAGCAAGCCAGTTCCGTGGCTCCAAGAGGTTTTGTTCCATGACCTGTGCTAAAAG GTACAATGTCAGCTGCAGCCATCAGTTCCGGCTGCAGAGAAAGAAGATGAAGGAATTCCAGGAAGCCAACTATGCCCGTGTGCGCCGACGGGGACCACGGCGCAGCAGCTCTGAAATCGCTCGAACCAAGATCCAGGGCAAGCGCCACAGG GGCCAGGAAGACTCGAGTCGAGGCTCTGATAATTCCAGCTATGATGAAGCTTTGTCCCCTACATCTCCAGGACCCCTGTCAGTAAGGGCCAGTCATGGAGAGAGGGACCTGGCAAACTCTAATATGGCCCCCCCCACCCCAGATCTACATGGCATCAACCCAGTCTTCCTGTCAAGCAACCCTAGTCGTTGGAGTGTGGAGGAAGTGTACGAGTTCATTGCATCATTGCAAG GGTGCCAAGAAATTGCCGAGGAATTTCGGTCACAGGAAATTGATGGTCAGGCCCTGTTGCTTCTGAAGGAGGAACATCTCATGAGTGCCATGAACATCAAGCTGGGACCAGCTCTCAAGATCTGTGCCAAGATCAATGTCCTCAAGGAGACCTAA
- the PHC1 gene encoding polyhomeotic-like protein 1 isoform X12, with translation METESEQNSNSTSGSSSSGGSTRPQISQMSLYERQAVQALQALQRQPNAAQYFHQFMLQQQFNSAQLHSLAAVQQATIAASRQASSPNTSTSQQTTTTQASPQLGNLLQVNRTLGRNVPLASQLILMPNGAVAAVQQEVPPTQSPGVHADTDQVQNLAVRSQQTSATNAQLQGSAQKTALPGSSQASGLPQAASTGQSMAVAQASSSGAGQSLNLSQAAAGSNGVSGGVVATGGSQPSMALSQSSSAGAAGSCQRKGTGVVQPLPVAAAQAVTVSQGSQTETENAAAKKGDTDTGGQQTVGMNLTRTATPAPSQTLISSATYTQIQPHSLIQQQQQIHLQKQVVIQQQIAIHQQQFQHRQSQLLHTATHLQLAQQQQQQQAASLTQQQQQAQPPQHRTVRASQPPQGKSQTLAVKRKAESEEEKEEPASVTTLVPARSSPVTDNPKNMEEKSGLGDNSDPAATATPNATSSEGVSATPSSASTPNLALVSRQMGDSKPPQAIVKPQILTHIIEGFVIQEGAEPFPVGCSQLLKDSEKPLQGEAPSGQNENLSSNSLGEDSASMELDKKANLLKCEYCGKYAPASQFRGSKRFCSMTCAKRYNVSCSHQFRLQRKKMKEFQEANYARVRRRGPRRSSSEIARTKIQGKRHRGQEDSSRGSDNSSYDEALSPTSPGPLSVRASHGERDLANSNMAPPTPDLHGINPVFLSSNPSRWSVEEVYEFIASLQGCQEIAEEFRSQEIDGQALLLLKEEHLMSAMNIKLGPALKICAKINVLKET, from the exons ATGGAGACCGAAAGTGAGCAGAACTCCAACTCCACCAGCGGGAGCTCCAGTTCTGGAGGAAGCACCCGGCCTCAGATCTCACAGATGTCTCTCTATGAGCGGCAGGCAGTACAG GCTCTGCAGGCACTCCAGAGACAGCCCAATGCAGCCCAGTACTTCCATCAGTTTATGCTCCAGCAGCAGTTTAACAGTGCCCAACttcacagcctggctgctgtccagcag GCTACAATTGCAGCCAGTAGACAGGCCAGCTCCCCCAACACTAGCACCTCGCAACAGACCACCACCACCCAGGCTTCT CCGCAGCTGGGGAACCTGTTGCAGGTGAACCGGACCTTGGGCCGCAATGTGCCTCTCGCCTCCCAGCTCATCCTGATGCCCaatggggctgtggctgctgtccagcAGGAGGTACCACCCACTCAGTCTCCTGGGGTGCATGCAGACACAGACCAG GTGCAGAACTTGGCTGTGAGGAGCCAGCAGACCTCTGCCACTAACGCCCAGCTCCAAGGCTCTGCTCAGAAGACGgccctgccaggcagctcccaggcttCGGGCTTACCGCAGGCCGCCAGCACGGGCCAGAGCATGGCCGTGGCCCAGGCCTCCTCCAGCGGGGCAGGCCAGTCCCTCAACCTGAGCCAGGCTGCAGCGGGCAGCAATGGTGTCTCCGGGGGTGTGGTGGCCACCGGTGGGAGCCAGCCCTCCATGGCACTGAGCCAGAGCTCCTCAGCGGGTGCCGCTGGCAGTTGCCAGAGGAAGGGCACCGGGGTGGTTCAGCCACTGCCTGTGGCGGCTGCCCAGGCCGTGACTGtcagccagggcagccagacAGAGACGGAGAATGCAGCTGCAAAGAAGGGTGACACAGACACTGGTGGACAGCAAACAGTGGGCATGAACCTCACCAGGACAGCTACACCAGCACCCAGCCAGACGCTGATCAGCTCAG CCACATATACGCAGATCCAGCCACACTCGCtgatccagcagcagcagcagatccatCTGCAGAAGCAGGTGGTGATCCAGCAGCAGATAGCCATTCACCAGCAGCAGTTCCAGCACCGCCAGTCCCAGCTCCTCCACACAGCCACCCATCTCCAACTGGCtcaacagcagcaacagcagcaagcagcatctctgacccagcagcagcagcaagctcagcctccacagca caggacagtccGTGCCAGCCAGCCACC GCAGGGCAAATCTCAGACCTTGGCAGTAAAGCGCAAGGCAGAgtcagaggaagagaaggaggagcCAGCCAGTGTCACCACACTCGTGCCTGCCAGGTCCTCTCCTGTAACAGACAACCCCAAAAACATGGAGGAGAAGAGTGGCCTTGGAG ATAATTCTgatcctgctgccactgcaacCCCAAATGCCACATCAAGTGAAGGAGTCTCAGCCACTCCCTCCTCTGcttccaccccaaacctggCATTGGTGTCACGTCAGATGGGAGACTCCAAACCTCCTCAAGCCATCGTCAAGCCCCAGATCCTCACACACATCATTGAAGGCTTTGTCatccaggagggagcagagccctttcca GTGGGTTGTTCTCAGCTGCTGAAAGACTCTGAGAAACCATTGCAGGGAGAGGCTCCTTCTGGTCAGAATGAAAACCTGTCCAGCAATTCTCTGGGAGAGGATAGTGCTTCCATGG AGCTTGACAAGAAGGCAAACTTGTTGAAGTGTGAATATTGTGGGAAGTATGCCCCAGCAAGCCAGTTCCGTGGCTCCAAGAGGTTTTGTTCCATGACCTGTGCTAAAAG GTACAATGTCAGCTGCAGCCATCAGTTCCGGCTGCAGAGAAAGAAGATGAAGGAATTCCAGGAAGCCAACTATGCCCGTGTGCGCCGACGGGGACCACGGCGCAGCAGCTCTGAAATCGCTCGAACCAAGATCCAGGGCAAGCGCCACAGG GGCCAGGAAGACTCGAGTCGAGGCTCTGATAATTCCAGCTATGATGAAGCTTTGTCCCCTACATCTCCAGGACCCCTGTCAGTAAGGGCCAGTCATGGAGAGAGGGACCTGGCAAACTCTAATATGGCCCCCCCCACCCCAGATCTACATGGCATCAACCCAGTCTTCCTGTCAAGCAACCCTAGTCGTTGGAGTGTGGAGGAAGTGTACGAGTTCATTGCATCATTGCAAG GGTGCCAAGAAATTGCCGAGGAATTTCGGTCACAGGAAATTGATGGTCAGGCCCTGTTGCTTCTGAAGGAGGAACATCTCATGAGTGCCATGAACATCAAGCTGGGACCAGCTCTCAAGATCTGTGCCAAGATCAATGTCCTCAAGGAGACCTAA